TCATGCATTAGATTAGCTACAGTGAAGAAGAGGTTACAGAATCTGGGACAAAGggaaatgacttatttatttcatttatcagCCAATAACTATCTGAATACTGTTGAAAATTCCCCCTGCCCCAGGTATGACTGACATCTCCTAGGCTGACATTGATGGAAAAGTATTTATTGAAATGTTCCTAAAAAGCATAATATTCCAGTGCATTTCTTAATTGGTATCAAATATTTTATCCAAAAGTAGAAGATCGAAAGAGTCTGTGGTTCTCATATTGTCTTAGTGAAAAGACCCTGGACTCCAGAGAACATCCCTAATGGAGATAACGGTCACCAGAGGAAGTGGGTGCTGGTTTTGACCAATGAGTAATCAAGGGGTGACAGGTGACAAGTGTTTTCCAATCAGGAAGCACAAGGCAAGAATGAGGCATCCTCTGTGGGAGCAAGCAGAATTACCACTATTGCACGTGCTCCCCTGCAAGCTGGCCATCTCCCCATATGGCACCTCTCCTGTTTCGTCACTGCCTTTGCTGCCTTCCTAAGGCCCCTGCTACCCTGTGGGAGAAGTGCGCATCATGAGTGTGCTCGGACATGTAGAGGCTGGAGGATAATCTCTTGTCTTCAGGAGCTGTCCACTTTCTATGAGATGGgggtttctcattggcctggagcttgctgattaaGCTAGGCTAGCTGAACAATGAGAGCcggggatcctcctgcctccacctctccagcactatgATTGCAATCATGTATGTGCCATTGGGCCCCACATCTTcccatgggtcctggggatcgaaGTCAGGTTCTTGTTCCTGCAAGGAGAGCCTTTCactgatggaggcatttccttagtCCCAGAAGCACACAATTTGAtatgcctcagcctccagaatccTCAAGTGCCCCCCATTCCCTGTCTGAACAGGGTTGGAGTCAGATTGGGTGTTGATCGGATTCAGTATGTGTCTTGTCAGAGTAGATCAGGGCTCTTGAAACGTCTTTGATGAGCATAGTTCAGGTTCTGCCCCGACTCCTTTCTATAGGGAGGGAACTCCAAACCCCTCAGCAGTCTGAGGGAAAGGGCAAGGGTCTAGATGTCATACTTGCATGCTTCCTtgtagtctttcttcttctttgagtcAGAAACACTCCCTGCCCCAAAAGCATTCTCCCTCTGCTCCTGACCAGTCTCAGTCTTGTCCAGTGGTCATGAATTGAATTTACACATAGTCAACTTACCAGGGAATATATTCTTAGAGAAAACTGGCTGTTTCCCAGCATCTAATAATCGCTAATAATTCTTCAGCGAGGGGTCAGACTGTAGGTCCATTTCATCTCTCCATGCCTGGGCTTGCACAGGTCTTAATGATGCCACAATAGctatggatttgtgtgtgtgtgtgtgtgtgtattaattatttgtgtatgtgtgtatgtgcatgcttgtgtattaggttgtgcacacacacaccacagagtaaagttgtcagaggacaactttcaggagtcagttttctccttccactgtgtgagtcccaggactaaactcaggttgtcaggtttggtagcaAATGTCCTTATCTACTTCATCAGCGCTCAggcttattttataaatgttttcttcttgcaTAATACTTACATTTCAGAGTAAGCttgcttaattaaaaagaatcttGCTGATTTTTTCATGGGGCAGTCTATATGATTGTCCATTTGTTTGAGGGAATAAAATGGACATGTTTAATCTCTACTTTTGGCTCTCAACCAAGTTGTCACACATATCTCTAATGCCATGCAAAGGAGATAGAAACCCACATTTTAGTAGTGTTTTATACCATACAGACTTTGTGTTGGCTTAGAATTCTGGTCTTGATTTCTGGAGAAGATGAAGGGACCAACCTTGGAGGAGGGTCTgccattatttgaaaattttcaacTGTTCATTGGCTCCTCCCTGGTTATCATCAGTGTGTTTCTTTATCTTGAGCTCTATTCCCCCTTTGGAAAGGTTTAGGGGCGTCATCACTCAAGGGGCTGCCACCTTCAGTTGGAGTAAAAGCACCAGCCACCTTTCCTCTGGTGGTGAATGTCATTAACCACTGGTCCTTATGACTGCTGACAATTAAGTTAGATCAAGCCTAACCCACCCCAACTACAGCTTTACATAGAGTGTGATCCCAGGTTTGTGGAAAACGACAAAATCAAACATATGAATAAAACCAGAAAGCAACATGTCCAAGGAGCTGAGCTGAGGTCCTGCATTCTGCCTCATGGGAGAGGCAGATCTGGGTCTGTCACTTTAATCTGGGAATAGATAGTGGGCTCCAAGCCTGAGGAGTGGTTTCTAGTCAAGTCATTGCTGTTTTCTTCTGGGGGCTTGAAAGTCATGCTGGCATACGTGAGTGACTCCTTTGATATAGATGACAGCTtttagggagaaagaagagaaacaagtgAAGCAAAAGGTGTCTCTTTAAAAGTGACCCAGAAACTTTGAAAAGTGTGGACCCAAAGAGAGCAGAAAAACTCACAAAAGAACTACTTGCCCAGAGTCCAGAAAGTGTTGCCAATAGTCCCGTCCACAATGcaggatagagaggagacagaataaACCAACTCCCCCTAAGTAATTTGGTGTACCACCTTCATCACACGCACTCTCCCTCTTGCACCCCTAAAACAACACATGGTCTTACTTTGGTGGGAGGCTCTGAGGGAGGGTCCTGGGTCTGAGCACTGGAGTAACCTGCAGcaaacaaggaagaagagagttGTCCTTTCACTATGGGGTCTGGATGAGTGGGGAGCCTCTCACTGTAGGTGAAGGTTAGTGGGTAGGGGTACTGGTGTGTGAAGAGCAGCAAGGAGGAGCAGGGAAGGGCCTCTGAGGTGGCTCTGCAAAGAGAGTGGGCCGAGCTCgctcccccctcttccccagcaTTCACATCGCTCTTAGCGACAGTAGAAGAGACCACTCACATTTTCTGCAGCTCTTTACAACGAGGAAGATAAGGGCCACAATGAGCAGTGTCAGCAGAACCCCAGCAAAAAAGGCCAAGATGATGTGTTCCTTTCTGTTTTAGCGGAAACAAAAGGGAGTAGATGACCTGCTAGCAGACGGGCCCCTTGAAGCCTTTCCGGAAAGCCaggcttaactttttttttttttNNNNNNNNNNNNNNNNNNNNNNNNNNNNNNNNNNNNNNNNNNNNNNNNNNtggaactcactttgtagaccaggctggcctcgaactcagaaatccgcctgcctctgcctcccgagtgctgggattaaaggcgtgcgccaccatgctcagctgtcAGGCTTAACTTTCTTATGTGGGCTCTTACGTGGGCTGGAGGACTTGCTCCTGCCCACTGCTGGAGAAGAGACAATTTTGCTTTTGGGGTTCACAGTCACAAGACTTTCTCCCAATCCCTCCCCCAACACTCCACATCCCAGCATTGTGTGAAGTGTGTAGTGGGGCTCTCTTAAATCTTGGGCAACGTTGAGTTCATACTGCTTgtgacccagcacttgggaagtcgAGGCTGGAAGATTGTGGCagtttagaggccagcctgggctacgttgTGAGACATGCTcagttcccctcccctcccctgccctgccaaCAGAACTATACTCCTAAGGTCAAACACTGAGTTCTTCCACCGTTCCTGACCTCTTCTCCCACTCATTTTGCCCTTCCCAAGGCCCTGAGACAAAATGGTCAGTAAAAACCAATGGACTGGAAATGCCACAAGGACCGGATAAATGTGTTCCTTTACTTGGGGTTGAAGGAATAGGGTGTAGAGCTGGTCACTGGGGCTGTCGTGGAGAATATGCCTGCAGAGAACATGGAAGGCATCAGTTTCAGAAGGATCAGTATCTTGGCCCTACTCCTGCCATCCCTCTAGGATAAGACCCCAAGCACTACCCATGGGAGCTTTCAAGTTGGCTACAGCTCTGCAGAGGGGAGAACAATGAGTCTCTTTTGCTGATGACCCCAGGACTTTTTGCATGCCAGGTgaagccctctaccactgagctacaggcCACCGTCTGAGTGAGAACTTTAAAATGAGAAGTAGAGCTGTCCTTGAAATGGGTTACAAAGTAAAGGAGCAGAGGTGTAGTGGGAAGCCCTGGGGAGATGTGGTTCTGACTTTAGCTGGCACTTCCCTAGTTTCTTGTGACTGCcagagtgtatgagtgtgtatgactgcgtgtgtgtgtgtgtgtgtgcgcgtgcatgtgtgttttctagTGTCTAACCCACAGGGAGAGAAGCAAGAAAAAACATGAAGTATATTTTCATAAACTACCAGCTGATCTACTCAGTTTGGAGGACAGGTCAGGTCTTTCTGATTCCTTTTGCCCCCTCCTTGGTGGGCACTGGCTTCTGCAGTGTAGTGCACTTGAATTCTTCTAGCTCAGCAACACTCTGGCCAACACTGCTCCCCGAGGGGCTTTGAACACAACTCCTCCTTTTACTAATTCACTGTGAGCACCCAGGGAAATGATGTCTGTCCCGAACTCACTGATTCTGGATTTAGGTGTGGAGGAAGTAGATCCCATGCTGTCTTCTCCTGAGAATAAAACAGGTACGTTTTAGCTTGGTCTGGAGGCTGGGCGTGGCAGTGCACTCAATGGCGGGTGGTTCAGAATGGGTTAATCCCTCTATGGAGGTGCAGTGATGTCTCATTGGTACTTTGTTCACCTGGACATATTCAATGACCAGAGAAGTAACATAGGAACCCTTTTTAGTCTAGCATTTACCCTTTGCTTTGAGATAATCAGCAGCTGGGTGTGGTCACAAGTGTCTCTAATTGCAGGCACAGGGGAGGtaggaggaccaagagttcaaggtcaacctcaacTAAATAGTAAATTCCAAGTTAGCCTCTGTTACTTGAGACACtatcacaaacaaacacataaggggctggagagatgatgaaTTGGTGGTTAGCAGCACTCcgtgcttttctagaggaccagggttcaggtGAAAACACCTACATGGTGATTCACCGCTATctataagtccagttccagggtatctgacaccatcttctctCTGGCACCAGTATTAAATGCACATATATTCAGGCAGGCAAACACCCAGGAACattaataaaaagtaagaaaaaaaagaacaaaatcaagaaAACTACTAGCTATTAGGTTACATAGCTAGTCTCTTCCCCCACTCTCTCACCCAATGATTCAATCACTcaaaaacataaagcaaaaatcTAGCACCTCGGGGGCCACCAACACAGTACAAGTGTATGGCTTTGGCACACCTGGTGACTCCTCTGTTGTAACCCATAAGGACATATAGTGCTTCTTTAAAGTATCGTCTTTGAGATACGTGATGGCTTTTCAGACATGTATGCATGTCACTGAACAGGTATTACTGAAATGAATGCAAAGATGAGGTGGAGAGCTGGCTCCGTGCctcagagtacttgctgctcttccggaggacccagGTACGAGTCCCAGCtcctacacagcagctcacaaccacctgttaacTCCCATTCCAAGGGATCAGACACCATTCTCTGGTCTCTCTGGGCACCAGACAAGCATGTGGTGCTCAGATTACATCCAGGCAAACCACAAAACTGCAAAGCATCTCAAGTCAGGAAAGTACCCTCACCTGGACCCCTAGCACACATTGCTAGCTGTGTGGGCTCCATTTAGCCCCACACCACGCGCTTTATTAAAGCTGCCTGAAATACTGCTCCCCATTCAAGGCCAGACCTCCCACCTGCTCAGAATGTTATGTTCATTCTTGCATCCTTCTAAAACCCTTAAGAACACTCTTAGTGGCGATAGGCCTTTCTGAGCAGCAGCCTCCTCACCACGTTTGTGGGAGATACTTGGTAAGATACTGTGCAGATGTCAAAGACCAACGAGAGCCTCAGCCCCTGCGCAGTACAGATTGTGGTTTTTCTTATACCCGCCACACCTGggacatttattttagaaagtatcACAAGGTGAGGATTGGCTTCAAGACTAAAATAAAATGGAGTAATCCCATCGATATACCATGATTAGAGCTCTTCAACACATAGGACTGTTTATTTCTGGAAGTTCtctatattttcaaataacaGTTGGCCAGAAAGAACTGAAACCGACAAGCAGACCCGTGTGAAAGCAAACCACCAGGTTCAGACTGACCGCACGGACTCTCTTCTACTTTtcttaaaaagatgtatttatttatttaatgtgcatcagtgttttgtctgtatgcatgtctatgtgagggtgttaggtcctctagaactggaggtacagatggttgtgagctgccatgtgggtgctgggaattgaacctgggtcctctggaagagcagccagtgctcctaagcactgagccatctctagagCCCTGACACTGGACTCTCTTAATCAGTTCCATGCTTATACAAATGTTTTCCAATGTTTTTAATAACTAACAATGAGACAGGCACTTTTACATGTAAAATGTCAGCTACAACCCTAGTTACTTTTTGGTGGCCACAACTTTAATTCATATTTAGGCAAACCCATCATTAAAAAGACATTTGAGTTCTACAAATCCTCTGAGTCTGAAGGCAATTTACTTAGACTGAAAGATGCCATAAGTGGCTCACATGTTTTAACCAGTCAGCTTTTATAAGTGAATATGCCTATCCTTAGATATGGGGGCGGGGGAAGAGGTTTAAGAAGGATTCCTGTCCCCAAGTGTCATTAAAGCAATAGCAAGGCAGCATTATACCGTAGCTCACCATTCAGCATTCTTGTATCTGTCGCTGTCAGATCAAAAGGAAAGTGCTGACAAGAAAATTTGGTTGGAAGTCTGAACTGTGAGAACAGGAAGACCATGGTCCACCCAGAATGAGCAGGGGTAACAATTTT
This region of Mus caroli chromosome 3, CAROLI_EIJ_v1.1, whole genome shotgun sequence genomic DNA includes:
- the C3H1orf162 gene encoding transmembrane protein C1orf162 homolog is translated as MGSTSSTPKSRISIFSTTAPVTSSTPYSFNPKKEHIILAFFAGVLLTLLIVALIFLVVKSCRKCYSSAQTQDPPSEPPTKLSSISKESLTYASMTFKPPEENSNDLTRNHSSGLEPTIYSQIKVTDPDLPLP